Genomic segment of Agrobacterium larrymoorei:
GCGGCGGAAGCGGGTTTCGTCATGGCTTTCTATAACCCCGTCAGCAAGGCACGCCCGCATCAGCTGGCAACAGCATTCGATGTGCTGCGGGCTCATCTTCCCGGAACCGTGCCGGTCATTTTCGGTCGTGCTGCTGGACGTGCCGATGAGCGCATGCGCGTCGTACCGCTGTCCGAGGCTTCGAGCAACATGGCCGATATGGCGACCTGCATTATCGTCGGCTCCACCGAGACACGCATCATCGAGCGTAAAGACAGGCAGCCTATCGTTTACTCGCCGCGATTTTCCAAAAGGGAAAGCTGATGGCGAATGGCGGCCAGCGCAGTTTCGATATCCGGCACCGTATCGCCATCGCTAAGCGGCGGCCGGTCGATCATGATGACTGGAATGTGGAGCACACGCGCCGCCTCGATCTTGCCATAGGCTGCCTTGCCACCGGAGTTTTTCGACACGATCACGTCGATGCCGTTGTCGTTGAGCATCGCGATTTCATCGTTGAGCGCAAAAGGCCCGCGCGCGGTGATGTATCGCGCCTGTGGCACCGAGAGCGGCGGCTCGACAGGGTCGACGCTGCGTATAAGATAAGCGTGTTGAGGGGCTGCCTCAAAAGGCAGAAGCTCCTGCCGACCAAGTGCGAGAAAAGCATTTTTGGGCTCGGCGCCGAGCGTAGAGACGGCATCCTCGACATCTGCGACGGCGTTCCAATTGTCGCCTTGTATGGGCACCCACGCAGGGCGCGCCAGCGTTACCAGCGGAACCCCGGCACTCTTCGCGGCGTGAACAGCATTAGCGGAAATTCGTGCCGCATAGGGATGGGTCGCGTCCACCAGCAGGTCGAAACCTTCCGAACGAAGGAAATTGGCAAGCCCCTCGGCGCCACCGAAACCGCCAATACGGACGGGAACGGGCTGCTCGACAGGATTTTTCGTGCGGCCCGCCATGGACAGCAAAATCCTGTGGCCGGAATCTTTGACAAGCCGACCGGCCAGAATGCGGGCATCCGCCGTGCCGCCGAGAATGAGAATGGAGCGCGTCATGGCTGTTGAATATGACGGAACCTCCGGCTCCGCCACCGAAAATCGAGCGCCATGGCTTTCGATCGTTGGGATCGGTGAAGATGGTCTCGGTGGATTGGGAGAGAACGCGCGTCGCACCATTGCAGAGGCCGAGGTCGTCTTTGGCGGCAAGCGCCATCTTGAGTTGGCTTCCTCCGCAATCGCGGGCGAGGCACGCGCCTGGCCGGTTCCGTTCGATCCCAGCATGGCCGAGGTTGTTGCTCTGGCGGGCAGAAAAATCTCCGTTCTCGCTTCAGGCGATCCGTTTTTCTACGGCGTCGGGGTAACGCTACTGAGGCAGATCGATGCCAGGGAGGTTGTCACCTATCCCGCGCCGTCAGCTTTTTCGCTCGCTGCATCACGTCTCGGCTGGGCCTTGCAGACGGCGGAATGCGTATCGCTTCATGGTCGTTCGATTGATCTCATCCGCCCACATCTGCATCCGGGTGCGCGGATCATCGCCTTGACCTCGGATGCAAATGCACCTTCTCTTATCGCCTCGCTGCTCGCCCAGACGGGTTTTGGCCACTCGGCTTTCACTCTGTTGGAAGCCATCGGCGGGAGCGGCGAAAGGCTGCGGAAGACGAGAGCGAGAGAGTTTGCCTTTTCCGATATCGATCCGCTCAACGTCATCGCCATCGAGGTGGTGGCAGATAAGAAGGCGCGCATTTTGCCCTTTTCCAGCGGGTTGGACGATAGTCTCTTCGAGCACGACGGTCAGATCACCAAGCGGGAAATTCGAGCTATAACAATGTCCTCGCTGTCACCGCGATATGGTGAGTTGTTGTGGGACATCGGGGCGGGCTCCGGTTCTATTGGCATCGAATGGATGCTTTCTCACCCATCGCTGAATGCCATCGCAATCGAACAGAACCCGGAGCGGGCGGAGCGGGCCATGCGCAATGCCGAAGCCTTCGGTGTTCCGGGGCTGGAGGTCGTTATCGGAACTGCGCCTCAGGCCTTCGAGGGGCTTTCGCAGCCTGACGCCATCTTCATCGGTGGCGGTGGCAGCGAGGAAGGTGTTCTCGATGGCGCTGTCGAGGCCCTGAAGCCGGGCGGACGGCTGGTCGCCAATGCCGTTACGCTGGAGATGGAAGCGATGCTGCTGGCAGCGCAGGCGCGGCTGGGCGGCTCGCTGATCAGGATCGACATCGCACGCGCCTCGCCTGTTGGGCAGATGCAGGGATGGCGTCCGGCCATGCCGGTCACGCAATGGACTTGGGTCAAGCCGAAGGACATGCCGTGATCGTTGCCGGTATCGGGTGTCGAAGGGGTGTCGGTGCGAACGCAATCATCGCTGCGCTGGAGCAGGCTTCAAACGCGCATCAAATCAGCGTCGATTTCATCGCCACAGCCCCGATTAAGGCCGATGAACCGGGATTGCTGGAAGCAGCGACGCGGCTTGGCATGGCTTTCGTGGTGGTCGCGCAGGTGGATTTCGAGGCTGCGAGCGGGCGCACGCTGACGCAATCTGCGGTGAGTTTGAACCATGCAGGTTCGCCAAGCGTCAGCGAAGCCTCCGCTCTGGCGGCGCTGGGTGAAAGTTCAAAGCTGATCGGCCCTCGTATGGTGATTGGCGATATTACGGTGGCCTTTGCCACCTCTGGAGACAAGGAATGACGGTTCACTTCATTGGTGCTGGCCCCGGTGCCGCAGATCTCATCACGGTTCGCGGGCGCGATCTCATTGCCGCCTGCGCCGTATGCCTTTATGCCGGTTCTCTGGTGCCGAAAGCGCTTCTCGACTATTGCCCGCCCGGTGCGCGCATCGTCGATACGGCAGCTTTGTCGCTGGATGAGATCGAAGCCGAATTCGTAGCAGCTGCGCGCGACGGCAAGGATGTGGCACGGCTGCATTCCGGTGATCTTTCCGTCTGGAGCGCAATGGGCGAGCAGATCCGCCGCTTGGAGCGCCTTGGTCTCGATTACACCGTTACTCCCGGCGTCCCTTCCTTCGCCGCCGCTGCCGCAACGCTGAGACGCGAGCTAACTGTGCCGGAAGTGGCACAAAGCCTTGTGCTGACACGTATTTCCGGGCGTGCTTCAAAAATGCCTGAGAGCGAGAATCTGAAGGCGTTCGGTGCAACGGGTGCGACGCTTGCCATTCACCTTGCCATTCACGCCATCGGTCAGGTCGTTGAAGATTTGATGCCGCTCTATGGTGATGATTGCCCTGTGGCCATCGTTGTGCGCGCATCATGGCCGGAAGAGCGGGTCATCACTGGCACGCTTGGAACCATAGAGGGTCTGCTGGCAGCCGAACCGGTGGAGCGCACCGCGATGATTTTTGTCGGCAAGGGCCTCGCTTCTTCCGATTTTCGCGAAAGCGCGCTTTATAGCGCGGATTACGTTCGCAGATTCAGAAAGCCTTCGGCAGACTGACGCTTGAACCGTGCTGTCGCGCAAGCCGTGGGCTTTGCGCGACGCGGCTTCTGCCTCAGCCAGACTTCAGATAATCTTCGACCAGTTCGACCCAGAATGCCGTTCCGATTGGCAGGATGTCATCGTTGAAATCGAATTTCGGGTGATGAAGCGGCGGATCGTTTTCGGTGCGTTTGGTGCCCAGGAAGAAGTAGGCTCCGGGACGCTTTTCCAGCATATAGGCGAAATCTTCAGCCCCCATGGACGGACGAGGCATTTCCATTACTTTGTCCGAGCCTACAAACCGAGATGCCAAGCCCATAACGTAATCAGTTTCAGCCTTGTGGTTGACGGTCGGGCTATAGCCGCGCTGATAATCCAGCGTCACGGTCATCCCGTAACTCGCAGCCTGCCCTTCTGCAACCAGTCGGATACGCTTCTCAAGTTCATCACGTGCTTCGGGATCAAAAGAACGGATCGTCAGTAACATCTCGGCTGTTTCTGGGATCACGTTGCTCGCCACCCCCGCGTGAAAGGCACCGACGGTTACCACGGTTGGCATCAAAGGGTGGATGTTACGGGAAACGATGGTTTGCAGCGCCATGATGATGCTAGCTCCCGCAACGATCGGGTCCGATGCGATTTGAGGTTCGGCGCCGTGTCCACCATAACCTTTGACGATGATCTTGCATTCGTCCACCGCCGCCATAATGGGGCCGTCGCGGAGAACGAAGTGACCGAAGGGATGTGCTGGCTCATTGTGTAGCGCAAACACCGCATCACACGGAAAACGTTCAAACAATCCGTCTTCGATCATAATGCGCGCGCCGCCGAAATTCTCTTCGGCCGGCTGGAAAATCAGATTGACGGTGCCATCGAAATTACGACGTTCCGCAATGATTTTCGCTGCGCCGAGCAGCATGGCGGTATGTCCGTCGTGGCCACAAGCATGCATCATGCCGGGGTTTTCGCTAGCATAATCCGCGCCCGTTTCCTCGTGGATCGGAAGCGCGTCGATATCGGCGCGAATACCCACGCTTTTGCCGCTGTTTCCGTGTCGCAACGTGGCAACGACGCCCGTACCGGCCAGACCTCTCGTCACCTCGTACCCCATGGATACCAGCCGATCCGCGATGAAATCGGATGTCTTGAATTCCGACAGGCCGATTTCGGGGTGACGATGCAAGTGCCGACGGATTTCGACAACCTCCTCCATGATATTGGATGAAGCGGAGATGGTTTTGGTTTGGGACGTCATGATGGGAATTCCAGTTTCCTGCTCAGGCTTGCGAGTGCCCGGCATAATCTCAAGGCAGAGGAATAGCAGCATTGGCGAGTGCTGGTAAGACCGGAGCCGCACACCCCGATATTTCGCCGCTTGCGCAGGAACAAAACAGATGGCATGGAACTGAAAGCGCCTTGAAACATTCCCAAGCTTCGGGTCACATCGCTTCGAGAAAAGAAGCAGGATCGTGCTTGAAGAGGGGATTTTGAAAGGGCGTGGACGTTTTCGCATTGGGGGAGTGGGCGAAACATTTGCGAAGGTGGGATTTATATCCCTGCCTCAACTCGCGATATATCTTCCAAGCCATTGATATTGCTTTTTAAAATCCCATGCGCCCAAAAAAGCCACTATGTTGGGCGAGCACTTCAATCCCAATCGTCGTTCGCTGGTTCGCGACGGTTCAGCAAAGGTTCAGGATCGGCGCGAAATAAAGCTACGTTGTTTCAATCTCGACAAGCAAACTGAAACAAGTACCGGTTAAGACAAGTCTAAAGCATCTCCATTCAGGGTCCAGAATACGAGCCGATGTCATTTCATATTACGCCGACCGCCGCCGCCCGTGATTCAGAAACCAAGCAGATCGATCACAACGATTCGATCCGGTCCGTCTATTTCAATATAGACGAACTGAAGGCTTGCGGAGCCGAGCTTTCAAAGTCCGGTGCCGAAACCCTGCCGGGCTTCATGGAGTTCGATTTCTTCGCGCGTCACCGCGAGAATGAAAAAGAAATTCTGAGAGTGTACCGCACGACGGCGGTGGATTCGGAAAACGGCCAGACGATTACGCCTGCTGCCGAGTGGTTGTTGGACAACCACTACGTGATCGAAGAGGCGATCCAGGAAGTCCGCCGCGACTTCCCGCGCAAGTTCTATCGTCAGCTTCCGACGATGAAGGTCGGCAATGTCGAAATTCCGCGGGTTATGGCGCTGGCTTGGCTTTATGTGGCCCATACGCACAGTACGGTATCGCGTGAAAGCCTGACGGCGCTTGTCGAAGGCTTCCAGACATCCAGCACATTGCAGATCGGTGAGCTTTGGGCCCTGCCCTCCTTCCTCCGCTTCGTGCTGATCGAAAACCTGCGCCGCATTTCCATTCGCGTGGAGCGTTCGCGCCGCATGCGCCAGAAGGCGAATGAGGTTGTCGATGAAATCATCCGCCTCAACGAGGCCGAGCCTTCCGCCGAATTCCTGAAGCAGATCGACCCGCTGGTCGATGATCCGACCTTCGCAACGCAGTTCCTCTACCGTCTGAGAAACGGTTCACAGACATCGAACTTTGCGCTGAACTGGCTGGAAGAGCGTCTTCACAGCGTCGGTACCGACGCCGAAAACGTGATGATGGCGGAGCATAACCGCCTCGCCTCCGGCAATGTGACGATGGGTAACATCGTCAAGAGCCTGCGCGAGATCGATGATACGGAATGGTCGGTCTGGTTCGAGGAAGTCAGCCATATCGACAAGGTTCTGCGTGAGCAGACCGATTACGAGACACTGGATTTCGGCTCACGCAATACTTACCGCAACACCGTGGAGCTTCTGGCACGCCGGTCCTCCAAGACCGAAGTGGAAGTCGCCCAGACTGCGGTCGACATGGTGGCCGAGACCGCTTCGTCCAACGAGACATATCCGCATCAGCCGAATGTCGGCTCCTTCCTCGTCGGCCAGCGCCGCAAGGAGCTTGAGAAACGGATCGGCTATAACCCGCTTGTCTCGCAGAAGATCGTGCGCGTTATGCGCCGGTTCAACTGGATGGCGGTTGCGGCACCGGTTCTGGTGTTGACTGCGATTGCCATGCTTGCCGTGGGCTGGTTCCTGGCAGAAGCGGGCATGCCCTGGTACGTGGTTACGGCGTTCCTGCTGATGTTTGCGCTTCCGGCGTCGGAAGGCGCGACGGGTCTCTTCAACACGCTGGTCACATTCTTCGTCAAGCCGTTCCGCCTCGTCGGTTACGAGTTCAAGAACGGCATTCCTGAAGATGCGCGTACCCTGGTCGCCGTGCCGTGCATGATCACCAGTCGCGATGCCGTCGATGAGATGATCCGCAATCTCGAGGTTCATTATCTCGCCAATCCGCATGGTGAAATCTACTTCTCGCTGATCAGCGACTGGCGCGATGCCCAGCAGGAGCAGACGCCCGAGGATGTGGAAATACTTGACTATGCCAAACGCGAAATCGCAACGCTTTCGGCGCGCTACGCCTTTGATGGCAAGACCCGCTTCTTCCTGCTGCATCGCCGCCGCATCTACAATCCGTCCGAAGGTTGCTGGATGGGCTGGGAGCGCAAGCGCGGCAAGCTGCATGAACTGAACCTGCTGCTGCGCGGCGACAAGGATACGACCTTCCTCAGCGGCGCCAATATCGTGCCTGAGAACGTCAAATACGTGATGACACTGGATGCGGATACGCGCCTGATGCGCGACGCCGTGACCAAGCTCGTCGGCAAGATGCATCACCCGATCAACCGACCGGTTCACGATGCAGAGACCGGTCGCGTCATCCACGGCTACGGTCTTCTGCAGCCGCGTGTCACACCGTCTCTGACGACCGGTAAGGACGCATCCGTCTTCCAGCGCGTTTTCTCGATCAATCGCGGTATCGATCCTTATGTCTTTACCGTGTCCGACGTCTACCAGGACCTGACCTCGGAAGGCACCTTCACGGGTAAGGGTCTGTATGACGTCGATGCTTTCGAAACGGCGCTCAAGGGCCGTATCGAAGAAAATGCCGTTCTATCGCACGACCTTCTTGAAGGCTCCTTTGCGCGCTGCGCATTGGTGACCGATGTGGAACTGGTTGAAGACTTCCCGACCCGTTACGAGGTGGAAGTTTCGCGTCAGCATCGCTGGGCGCGTGGCGACTGGCAGCTGCTGCCTTATATTCTCGATGCCGCGCGCGGCGTTACTCCGCTTGGCCGCTGGAAGATGATCGACAATCTCCGTCGTTCACTGACGCCGATTGCTTGGTTCGTTGCATCCGTCCTCGGCTGGTACTTCATGGGTCCGTTCGGCGCGCTGATCTGGCAGATCCTGCTGATCTTCTCGCTCTTCGTTGCCCCGACGATCTCGCTGCTGTCCGGTCTCGTGCCGCGCTCCACCGATATCGTGCCGCAGGCGCATTTCCATACGATCTGGTCTGAAATCCGCGCGACCAATGCGCAGGTTGCCCTGCGCATCGTCTTCATCGCGGATGGCGCATGCATGATGGCGGATGCCATCGGTCGTTCGCTCTATCGTCTCTTCGTTAGCCGCAAGCTGATGCTGGAATGGCGCACTGCCGCCAGCATCCAGTCCAGCGCGCAGGGCAGCGTTTTCGATTATTACCGTCAGATGTGGCATGCGCCGGTCGTAGCGCTGCTCGGCCTGCTGTTCGCTTCGCTTCCGGGAGACAACGCCTTCCTTGTGGGCGTGCCTTTCGCGCTTCTTTGGGTCTTCTCGCCTGTCGTCGCGTGGTATGTCAGCCAGTCGGCTGAGACCGAGGACCGCATGTTCGTGTCCGAGCATGTTTCGAGCGAGCTGAGAAAGATCGCACGTCGCACGTGGCGTTACTACGAAACTTTCGTCAACAAGGACGAGAACTATCTGCCGCCGGATAACTTCCAGGAAACGCCGGAGCCGATCGTTGCCAGCCGTACTTCGCCCACTAATATCGGCGTTTATCTGCTGTCGACTATTTCCGCGCGCCAGTTCGGCTGGATAAGCTTCTCCGATACCATCGAGCGTCTGGAGAAGACCATCGAGACCGTCGAGAAGATGGAGAAGTATCGCGGTCACCTCTATAACTGGTACCACACGGATACGCTTCAGACGCTTGGACCGCGTTATGTCTCGGCTGTCGATAGCGGTAACCTCGCAGGTCACCTGATCGCCATTTCCTCTGCCTGCCGCCAGTGGGCAGAAGCGCCATCGGCGCATCTTCAGGGCAATCTCGATGGTATCGGCGATGTCGCAGGTATTGTCCGTGAAAGCCTGAAAGAACTGCCGGACGACCGCAAGAACCTGCGTCCGCTGCATCGTCGTCTGGAAGAGCGCATCATCGGCTTCTCCAACGCGCTTGCTGCCGTGAAGCGCGAGCATGAGTTTGCGTCCATCCGCGTCATCAACCTTGCGGTTCTGGCGCGTGACATTCAGAAGCTCGCTTCCAACCTCGATCTGGAAGTGAAGTCCGAGCAAAGTGCAGAAGTGACCCGCTGGGCGCAGATGCTGGTGGATTGCTGTGAAGCGCATATTTCAGATAGCGCCTTCGATCACTCGACCATCGATTCGCTTCGCGAGCGTCTCGCATCGCTGAGGGATCGCAGCCGCGATCTCGCCTTCTCCATGGACTTCGGTTTCCTTTATCGCAAGGATCGCCGTCTGCTCTCCATCGGCTACCGCGTGGAAAGCAAGGAACTGGACGAGGCCTGCTACGACCTTCTGGCCTCCGAGTGCCGTCTGACCAGCCTTTTCGCCATCGCCAAGGGCGACCTGCCGACGGAGCACTGGTATCGTCTCGGTCGCCAGGTCGTGCCGATTGGCGCCCAGGGTGCGCTGGTCTCCTGGTCGGGCTCGATGTTCGAATATCTGATGCCGCCGCTTGTCATGCAGGAGCGTCAGGGTGGTATTCTCAACCAGACCAACAATCTGATCGTCCGGGAACAGATGAACCATGGCCGCCGTCTCGGTACGCCGTGGGGCATCTCCGAAGCCGCTTTTAACGCGCGCGATCATAATATGAACTACCAGTACACCAACTTCGGTGTGCCGACGCTCGGCCTCAAGCGCGGCCTCGGCCAGAACGCCGTTATCGCGCCTTACGCTTCCATTCTCGCTGCGCAGTATGATCCGGATGGCGCGCTGGAAAACCTTGAAAAGCTGCGCAAGCTCGGCGCTCTTGGACGCTACGGTTTCCATGATGCCGTGGACTTCACGCCGACCCGTGTGCCGGATGGCAAGGTCTGCGCGGTTGTTTACAACTACTACGCCCACCACCATGGCATGTCGATTGCGGCTGTCGCCAACGTGGCATTCGATGGCTTCCTGCGTGAACTCTTCCACGCCGACCCGGTCATCGAGGCGGCCGAACTGCTGTTGCAGGAAAAGGCGCCGCGCGAAGTGCCGGTCATGAGCGCGAAATACGAGCCGGAAACGCCCGGCAAGGAACAGGCCGACCTGCTGCGTGCCGAAGTTCGCACGATTGCCGATCCGGCTGTCCGTGACCGCGAAGTGGTGTTCCTGTCGAACGGTCACTATTCGACCATGCTGACGGCGACGGGTGCCGGTTACTCCAAGTGGAACGGTCAGGCGATCTCGCGCTGGAAGGCCGATCCGACGGAAGATCGCTGGGGCACGTTCCTCTTCCTGCGCGATACGGCATCCGGTCAGTGGTGGAGCGCCACGGCTGAGCCGCGTGTCGCTGAAGGCGAAAAGACCAAGACCGTCTTCATGGACGATCGCGCCGAGTTCCACAAAACCGTGGGTGATCTGCAGAGCGTGGTCGAATGCATCGTCGCCACCGAGCATGATGCGGAAGGCCGCCGCGTCACGCTTCTCAATGTCGGAACGGAAGATCGTTACATCGAAGTGACCTCCTATATGGAGCCCGTCATTGCGAATGAAGACGATGACAATGCTCATCCGCTCTTTTCCCGCATGTTCGTGCAGACGGAAATCGGCAAGCGCGGCGATGTCATTCGTGCATGGCGCAACAAGCGCTCGCCGAGTGAAGCCGGTACCGTTATCGCCCATCTAGCAGCGGACAATGCCGGTTCGTCACGCCAGACGGAATTCGAAACGGATCGCGCCAAGTTCCTCGGTCGCGGACGTTCGCTTTCGGAAGCTGCCGCATTCGACGCGGGTGCGACGCTCTCCAGCGCCGATGGCTTTACGCTCGATCCGATCCTGTCGCTTCGCCGTGTGGTGCGCGTACCGGCGGGCAAGAAAGTCAGTGTGATTTTCTGGACCATCGCCGCACCAAGCCGCGAAGAGGTCGACAAGGCTATCGATCGCTACCGTCACCCGGATGCTTTCGCGCATGAACTCGTTCATGCCTGGACGCGCACGCAGGTTCAGATGCGCCATGTCGGCGTCACTTCCCAGCAGGCGGCGGCGTTCCAGCATCTTGCACGTTATCTGGTTTATCCGGATATGCATCTGCGCGCCGATGCGGATACGTTGAAGACGGGCCTTGCCTCGCAGCGTGCCCTCTGGCCGCTGGCGATTTCGGGCGACTTCCCGATCTTCGCCCTTCGCATAAATGACGACATGGATATGGACATTGCGCGTGAAGCGCTGAGTGCCCATGAATATCTGCGCGCACGTGGCGTGATCTTCGATCTCGTCATCGTCAACGAACGTGCGGCTTCCTATGCCCAGGACATGCAGCATGCGCTGGATCACATTTCCGAAGCGCAGCGCCGTATCAATCCGGCAGATGGCGGCAGACCGCATGTCTTCTCGGTGCGCCGCGATCTGATCGACGAGGAAACCTGGTCGGCACTTCTCGCCGCGTCCCGTGTCGTTCTTCACGTCCGCAACGGCAAGATCGTGGATCAGGTGAACCGCGCCGTGTCGCTCTTTGCGGCCCATCGCGGACCGGACAATGCCAATGTGGCGCTGGCACGCCTGCCTGCACCTGCCTATCCGGTCGCAGATCCTGTCGAGGATGCGCATGATCTCGATTTCTGGAACGGCTTCGGTGGTTTCACCAAGGACGGGCGTGAATATGTCGTGCGCCTGAACCGCGGCCAATCCACGCCGCATCCATGGATCAACGTCATCTCCAATGAAAAGTTTGGCTTCCATGTTTCGGCGGAAGGCGCTGGTTTCACATGGAGCAGAAACTCGCGCGACTATCAGTTGACGCCATGGACGAACGACCCGGTGACCAATCGTCCCGGCGAGGCGATCTATGTTGCCGATGCCGACAGCGGAAAGATCCACTCGCCGTTCGCCGCTATCGGCCGCCACCCGGAAGCCGTTTTCGAGGCCCGTCATGGTCTCGGTTACTCCACCTTCCGTAGCGTGGATGATGGTCTCGATATCGAGGTGACGCAGACAGTGGATCGCGAAAAGCCGGTCAAGCTTTCGCGCCTCACGATCCGCAACGTCGGAACGCAGAACAGACGCCTGAAGACCTATGGTTATGTCGAATGGGTGCTGGGCAATAACACGCAGAAATCAGCTCCCTTCATCCTCAGCAGCCATGATGAGGAAACGGGCGCACTTTTCGCCTCGAACCCCTACAGCATCGACTATAACAAGAGGGCATCCTTCCTCTCGCTCGATGCACCATCGACAAGCTTCACCACCAGCAAGCGGGAGTTCATCGGTCGCTATGGCTCGATCCACTCGCCGCAGGCAGTGGTGACGGGTGCCGCTCTTTCCGGCACCACGGAGCTGGATGGCGCTCCCTGTGCCGCGTTGATGCAGGAAATCCATCTGAAGCC
This window contains:
- a CDS encoding cobalt-precorrin-6A reductase; the protein is MTRSILILGGTADARILAGRLVKDSGHRILLSMAGRTKNPVEQPVPVRIGGFGGAEGLANFLRSEGFDLLVDATHPYAARISANAVHAAKSAGVPLVTLARPAWVPIQGDNWNAVADVEDAVSTLGAEPKNAFLALGRQELLPFEAAPQHAYLIRSVDPVEPPLSVPQARYITARGPFALNDEIAMLNDNGIDVIVSKNSGGKAAYGKIEAARVLHIPVIMIDRPPLSDGDTVPDIETALAAIRHQLSLLENRGE
- a CDS encoding bifunctional cobalt-precorrin-7 (C(5))-methyltransferase/cobalt-precorrin-6B (C(15))-methyltransferase, with protein sequence MAVEYDGTSGSATENRAPWLSIVGIGEDGLGGLGENARRTIAEAEVVFGGKRHLELASSAIAGEARAWPVPFDPSMAEVVALAGRKISVLASGDPFFYGVGVTLLRQIDAREVVTYPAPSAFSLAASRLGWALQTAECVSLHGRSIDLIRPHLHPGARIIALTSDANAPSLIASLLAQTGFGHSAFTLLEAIGGSGERLRKTRAREFAFSDIDPLNVIAIEVVADKKARILPFSSGLDDSLFEHDGQITKREIRAITMSSLSPRYGELLWDIGAGSGSIGIEWMLSHPSLNAIAIEQNPERAERAMRNAEAFGVPGLEVVIGTAPQAFEGLSQPDAIFIGGGGSEEGVLDGAVEALKPGGRLVANAVTLEMEAMLLAAQARLGGSLIRIDIARASPVGQMQGWRPAMPVTQWTWVKPKDMP
- a CDS encoding cobalamin biosynthesis protein, with translation MDLGQAEGHAVIVAGIGCRRGVGANAIIAALEQASNAHQISVDFIATAPIKADEPGLLEAATRLGMAFVVVAQVDFEAASGRTLTQSAVSLNHAGSPSVSEASALAALGESSKLIGPRMVIGDITVAFATSGDKE
- the cobM gene encoding precorrin-4 C(11)-methyltransferase produces the protein MTVHFIGAGPGAADLITVRGRDLIAACAVCLYAGSLVPKALLDYCPPGARIVDTAALSLDEIEAEFVAAARDGKDVARLHSGDLSVWSAMGEQIRRLERLGLDYTVTPGVPSFAAAAATLRRELTVPEVAQSLVLTRISGRASKMPESENLKAFGATGATLAIHLAIHAIGQVVEDLMPLYGDDCPVAIVVRASWPEERVITGTLGTIEGLLAAEPVERTAMIFVGKGLASSDFRESALYSADYVRRFRKPSAD
- a CDS encoding M20 aminoacylase family protein; translation: MEEVVEIRRHLHRHPEIGLSEFKTSDFIADRLVSMGYEVTRGLAGTGVVATLRHGNSGKSVGIRADIDALPIHEETGADYASENPGMMHACGHDGHTAMLLGAAKIIAERRNFDGTVNLIFQPAEENFGGARIMIEDGLFERFPCDAVFALHNEPAHPFGHFVLRDGPIMAAVDECKIIVKGYGGHGAEPQIASDPIVAGASIIMALQTIVSRNIHPLMPTVVTVGAFHAGVASNVIPETAEMLLTIRSFDPEARDELEKRIRLVAEGQAASYGMTVTLDYQRGYSPTVNHKAETDYVMGLASRFVGSDKVMEMPRPSMGAEDFAYMLEKRPGAYFFLGTKRTENDPPLHHPKFDFNDDILPIGTAFWVELVEDYLKSG